Part of the Limibacillus halophilus genome, GTGACGTGGTGCTTTCGAAGTTCATGAACAACCTGATGCTGGACGGCAAGAAGTCCGTCGCTGAGGGTATCGTCTATGGTGCCTTCGATCAGATCGAAGGGAAGACCAAGGGCGACCCCGTAAAGGTGTTCCACGAAGCCCTGGACAACATCAAGCCGGAGCTGGAAGTGCGTTCTCGCCGCGTTGGTGGTGCGACCTATCAGGTTCCCGTCGAGGTGCGCCACGACCGTGCGCAAGCCTTGGCGATCCGCTGGCTGATTGGTGCGGCCCGGGCGCGCAGCGAGCTGACGATGGTCGATCGCTTGGCTAACGAGTTGATCGATGCGGCTAACAGCCGCGGCGCTGCCGTGAAGAAGCGTGAAGATACCCACCGTATGGCGGAGGCCAATAAGGCCTTCTCCCATTACCGCTGGTAAAAGAGGTTCGTTATGGCTGGCCGTCAAACCCCGCTCAATCGCTACCGCAATATCGGCATCATGGCCCACATCGATGCGGGTAAGACGACGACGACTGAGCGCATTCTGTTTTACACGGGCAAATCCTACAAGATCGGCGAGGTCCACGAGGGCACCGCGGTCATGGACTGGATGGAGCAGGAGCAGGAGCGTGGCATCACGATTACGTCTGCTGCGACGACTACCTTCTGGCGTGACCACCGTGTGAACATCATCGATACGCCCGGACACGTCGACTTCACCATTGAGGTCGAGCGTTCCTTGCGTGTGCTCGATGGCGCCGTTGCGGTGTTTGACTCGGTGGCCGGTGTTGAACCGCAGTCCGAAACCGTGTGGCGGCAGGCCGATAAGTACAAAGTTCCGCGCATTTGCTTCGTCAATAAGATGGACCGCATCGGCGCGAACTTCTTCCGTTGCGTCGACATGATCGTTGATCGCCTGGGCGCCGTTCCGGCGGTGTGTCAGTTGCCTATCGGCTCCGAGTCCGAGTTTGAGGGCATCATCGACCTCGTGAAGAACAAGGCGCTGATCTGGCATGACGAGTCTCTTGGCGCGAAGTTCGATGAGGTCGATGTTCCTGCCGAGTACGCAGAGCAGGTGGCCGAGTACCGTGAGAAGCTTATCGAGTTGGCTATCGAGCAGGACGATGCCGCGATGGAGGCTTATCTTGATGGCACCGAGCCTGACGAGGCGACGCTAAAGGCATGTATCCGCAAAGGTTGCACGACGCTTAAGTTCGTTCCGGTGTTCTGTGGCTCTGCTTTCAAGAACAAGGGCGTTCAGCCGCTGTTGGACGGTGTCGTGGACTTCCTTCCAAGTCCTGTCGACGTACCGCCGATGCGCGGCGTGAAGCCGGACAGCGACGAGACGATTACCCGTCCTCCAGAGGACGATGCCCCCTTGTCGGCGTTGGCATTCAAGATCATGACCGATCCTTTTGTCGGTTCGCTGACCTTCGTACGTGTCTATTCGGGCAAGCTGACGAAGGGCACACAGGTCCTGAACTCGGTCAAAGATCGTAAAGAGCGTGTCGGACGTATGTTGCTTATGCATTCGAACCACCGCGAGGAAATTGATGAGGCCATGGCAGGCGACATCGTCGCGCTGGTTGGCCTGAAGGATTCCACGACTGGTGAGACGCTTTGTGACAGCGCCCACCCGATCATTCTGGAGCGTATGGAGTTCCCGGCGCCCGTGATCGAAGTTGCTGTGGAGCCGAAAACGAAAGCCGACCAAGAGAAGATGGGGCAGGCCCTGCAGCGTTTGGCGCA contains:
- the rpsG gene encoding 30S ribosomal protein S7, which produces MSRRHSAEKRQILPDPKFGDVVLSKFMNNLMLDGKKSVAEGIVYGAFDQIEGKTKGDPVKVFHEALDNIKPELEVRSRRVGGATYQVPVEVRHDRAQALAIRWLIGAARARSELTMVDRLANELIDAANSRGAAVKKREDTHRMAEANKAFSHYRW
- the fusA gene encoding elongation factor G, whose amino-acid sequence is MAGRQTPLNRYRNIGIMAHIDAGKTTTTERILFYTGKSYKIGEVHEGTAVMDWMEQEQERGITITSAATTTFWRDHRVNIIDTPGHVDFTIEVERSLRVLDGAVAVFDSVAGVEPQSETVWRQADKYKVPRICFVNKMDRIGANFFRCVDMIVDRLGAVPAVCQLPIGSESEFEGIIDLVKNKALIWHDESLGAKFDEVDVPAEYAEQVAEYREKLIELAIEQDDAAMEAYLDGTEPDEATLKACIRKGCTTLKFVPVFCGSAFKNKGVQPLLDGVVDFLPSPVDVPPMRGVKPDSDETITRPPEDDAPLSALAFKIMTDPFVGSLTFVRVYSGKLTKGTQVLNSVKDRKERVGRMLLMHSNHREEIDEAMAGDIVALVGLKDSTTGETLCDSAHPIILERMEFPAPVIEVAVEPKTKADQEKMGQALQRLAQEDPSFQVASDPESGQTVIKGMGELHLDIIVDRMRREFKVEANVGAPQVAYRETLGQRAEVDYTHKKQTGGSGQYARVKIVFEPLEPGSGFVFENAITGGSVPREYIPGVQHGIETAMVNGVIAGFPVIDFKASLIDGASHDVDSSVMAFEIAARAAFREGVQKAKPTLLEPMMKVEVVTPEEYMGDIIGDLNSRRGNVNSMDQRGNARVLNAMVPLANMFGYVNTLRSMSQGRAQYTMHFDHYERVPQAVADEVVAKMA